The following are from one region of the Sulfurimicrobium lacus genome:
- the metG gene encoding methionine--tRNA ligase: MTRKILVTSALPYANGSIHLGHLVEYIQTDIWVRFHKMQADTQCFYVCADDTHGTPIMLRAEKEGVTPEQLIARVWQEHFDDFAAFHVAFDNYGSTNSDENKACAQDIYRTLKKNDLIEVRSIEQFYDPVKNMFLPDRFIKGECPKCHAKDQYGDNCEVCGAAYAPTDLIEPFSAVSGAKPELRNSDHYFFKLSADSCQQFLREWTRSGSLQAEAANKMQEWLGGEGENKLSDWDISRDAPYFGFEIPDAPGKYFYVWLDAPVGYMGSFKQLCAQNGLDFDEYWKQGSETELYHFIGKDILYFHALFWPAMLQHAGFRTPTKLFAHGFLTVNGQKMSKSRGTFITARSYIDHIRNTEYLRYYYAAKLNGTMEDIDLNLEDFVAKVNSDLIGKYINIASRCAGFLTKFFDGKLAFADSKPLLDGAIGSGQTVAESFEARDYARALRDIMALADRINGEIAAAAPWTLAKDESKRAELHDICSRALHGFYVLSTLLSPVLPALTSRVARELFGMERDFSWADLATLPTHVNPYQHLATRLDPKLIEGMVAANQESLKPMTESHSETRHAEHQQHATAPIAETISIDDFSKVDLRVARIVNAEHVEGAEKLLRLTLDIGEANTRNVFAGIKSAYEPEKLIGRMTVMVANLAPRKMKFGLSEGMVLAASGDAPGLFILSPDDGAQPGMRVK; encoded by the coding sequence ATGACACGCAAAATCCTGGTCACGTCCGCCCTGCCCTATGCTAACGGCAGCATCCACCTGGGGCACCTGGTGGAATACATCCAGACCGATATCTGGGTACGGTTTCACAAAATGCAAGCGGACACCCAGTGTTTCTATGTTTGCGCCGACGACACCCACGGCACGCCCATCATGCTGCGCGCCGAAAAGGAAGGCGTCACGCCGGAACAGCTGATTGCGCGGGTATGGCAGGAGCATTTCGACGATTTCGCCGCGTTCCATGTAGCTTTCGACAACTACGGCTCGACCAACTCGGACGAGAACAAGGCATGCGCGCAGGACATCTACCGCACCCTTAAAAAGAACGACCTGATCGAGGTGCGGTCCATCGAGCAGTTCTACGACCCGGTCAAAAACATGTTCCTGCCCGACCGCTTCATCAAGGGCGAATGCCCCAAGTGCCATGCCAAAGACCAATATGGCGACAATTGCGAAGTCTGCGGCGCGGCCTATGCTCCCACTGACCTGATCGAACCTTTTTCCGCCGTGTCCGGTGCCAAGCCTGAACTGCGTAACTCTGACCATTATTTCTTCAAGCTCTCAGCCGACTCCTGCCAGCAATTCCTGCGCGAATGGACGCGTAGCGGTTCGCTGCAAGCCGAGGCCGCCAACAAGATGCAGGAATGGCTGGGCGGCGAAGGCGAGAACAAGCTGAGCGACTGGGACATTTCGCGCGATGCGCCTTACTTCGGCTTCGAGATCCCCGATGCGCCAGGCAAATACTTTTATGTTTGGCTGGATGCGCCCGTCGGCTATATGGGCAGTTTCAAGCAACTGTGCGCGCAGAACGGCCTCGATTTCGACGAATACTGGAAGCAAGGCTCCGAAACCGAGCTGTACCATTTCATCGGCAAGGACATCCTCTATTTCCACGCTTTGTTCTGGCCCGCGATGCTGCAACACGCCGGATTCCGCACCCCGACCAAACTGTTTGCGCATGGGTTCCTGACCGTCAACGGGCAGAAAATGTCCAAGTCGCGCGGCACCTTCATCACCGCACGCAGCTACATCGACCACATCAGGAACACCGAATACCTGCGCTACTACTACGCTGCCAAGCTGAACGGCACGATGGAAGACATCGACCTGAACCTTGAGGATTTCGTGGCGAAGGTGAACAGCGATCTGATCGGGAAGTACATCAACATCGCCAGCCGCTGCGCTGGGTTCCTGACCAAGTTCTTTGACGGCAAGCTGGCCTTCGCAGATTCCAAACCACTGCTCGACGGCGCCATCGGCAGCGGCCAGACTGTCGCCGAATCTTTCGAGGCCCGCGACTATGCCCGCGCACTGCGCGACATCATGGCGCTGGCCGACCGCATCAACGGCGAGATCGCCGCCGCCGCGCCGTGGACGCTGGCCAAGGATGAATCCAAGCGTGCCGAACTGCATGACATCTGCTCGCGCGCGCTGCACGGCTTCTACGTGCTCTCCACCCTGCTGAGCCCGGTGCTGCCGGCGCTGACCTCGCGCGTCGCGCGCGAGCTGTTCGGCATGGAGCGGGACTTCAGCTGGGCCGATCTCGCCACTCTGCCGACCCACGTCAATCCCTACCAACATCTGGCAACCCGCCTCGATCCCAAACTGATCGAAGGCATGGTCGCCGCTAATCAGGAAAGCCTGAAACCCATGACCGAATCACATTCCGAAACTCGTCACGCAGAGCATCAGCAACACGCTACCGCCCCCATCGCCGAAACCATCTCCATCGACGACTTCAGCAAAGTCGACCTGCGCGTCGCCAGGATCGTCAATGCCGAGCACGTCGAAGGCGCCGAAAAGCTGTTGCGCCTGACGCTGGATATCGGTGAGGCGAACACCCGCAACGTATTCGCCGGCATCAAATCCGCCTACGAACCAGAGAAGCTGATCGGCCGCATGACCGTCATGGTCGCCAATCTCGCCCCGCGCAAGATGAAATTCGGTCTGTCGGAAGGCATGGTGCTGGCCGCCTCGGGCGATGCGCCGGGGCTGTTTATCCTCAGCCCGGACGACGGCGCTCAGCCCGGGATGCGGGTCAAGTAG
- a CDS encoding DUF3240 family protein, whose amino-acid sequence MKQLDCCLTIVFPQALEENLVDHLLSHPEMASGFTTSVVEGHGAGAAFHSAAEQVRGRANRVQMEIVMNREDAATLIEHLKQDLPNREVAYWISPVLEFGRFA is encoded by the coding sequence ATGAAACAACTGGACTGCTGTCTGACTATCGTTTTTCCCCAGGCGCTTGAGGAAAACCTGGTCGATCATTTATTGAGCCACCCCGAGATGGCGAGTGGCTTTACCACCAGCGTCGTCGAGGGCCACGGCGCCGGTGCCGCCTTTCACAGCGCGGCTGAGCAGGTGCGCGGGCGCGCCAACCGGGTGCAGATGGAGATTGTCATGAACCGCGAAGACGCGGCCACGCTGATCGAGCATTTGAAACAGGATCTGCCGAACCGCGAGGTTGCTTACTGGATCTCGCCGGTGCTGGAATTCGGGAGATTCGCATGA
- the dcd gene encoding dCTP deaminase: MSIKSDKWIRRMAEQTGMIEPFEAGQVREVDGRKIVSYGTSSYGYDIRCSNEFKLFTNINSTIVDPKNFDPNSFVEVHADYCIIPPNSFALARTVEYFRIPRNVLTICLGKSTYARCGIIVNVTPFEPEWEGYVTLEFSNTTPLPAKIYANEGVAQVLFFESDEVCETSYKDRGGKYQGQVGVTLPKI, from the coding sequence ATGAGCATTAAATCAGACAAGTGGATCCGCCGCATGGCGGAGCAAACCGGCATGATCGAGCCGTTCGAGGCAGGCCAGGTGCGCGAGGTGGACGGGCGCAAGATCGTGTCCTACGGCACTTCGAGCTACGGCTACGACATCCGCTGCTCCAACGAATTCAAGCTCTTTACCAACATCAACAGCACCATCGTCGATCCCAAGAACTTCGATCCCAATTCCTTTGTCGAGGTGCATGCGGACTACTGCATCATCCCGCCCAATTCCTTTGCCCTGGCGCGCACCGTGGAGTACTTCCGCATCCCGCGCAACGTTCTCACCATTTGCCTGGGTAAATCCACCTACGCGCGCTGCGGCATCATCGTCAACGTCACCCCCTTCGAGCCGGAATGGGAAGGCTACGTGACGCTGGAATTTTCCAATACCACACCCTTGCCGGCAAAGATATACGCCAACGAAGGCGTGGCCCAAGTGCTGTTTTTCGAGTCCGACGAAGTGTGCGAAACCTCCTACAAGGACCGGGGCGGCAAGTATCAGGGGCAGGTCGGCGTGACCTTGCCGAAGATTTGA
- the apbC gene encoding iron-sulfur cluster carrier protein ApbC encodes MAVSEQQVQDALKDLIDPHTKKDYMSSKSAKNIKVDGGKVSVDVVLGYPAKSVMDDIKKLVTDKLKTIAGVSDVTVNMSQKIVSHAVQKGVKLIPGVKNVIAVASGKGGVGKSTTAVNLALALLAEGASVGIMDADIYGPSQPTMLGITGRPDSADGQSLEPLMGHGLQAMSIGFLVDVEQPMVWRGPMVTQALEQLLNDTKWKDLDYLVVDLPPGTGDIQLTLAQRVPVTGAVIVTTPQDIALIDARKGLKMFEKVGIPILGIVENMSLHICSNCGHEERIFGTGGGEKMCQDYDVEFLGSLPLDIRIREETDSGNPTVAAEPDSRISQIYRGIARRVAIRVAEQAQDFSARFPNIVIQNT; translated from the coding sequence ATGGCCGTTTCTGAACAGCAAGTGCAGGATGCACTCAAGGATTTGATCGATCCGCATACCAAGAAGGATTACATGTCCAGCAAGTCCGCCAAGAACATCAAGGTGGACGGCGGCAAGGTTTCTGTGGACGTGGTGTTGGGCTATCCCGCCAAGAGCGTGATGGACGACATCAAGAAGCTGGTGACGGACAAGTTGAAAACGATCGCCGGCGTGAGCGACGTAACCGTCAACATGAGCCAGAAGATCGTCTCCCACGCGGTGCAGAAGGGCGTCAAGCTCATCCCCGGCGTGAAGAACGTGATCGCGGTGGCGTCCGGCAAGGGCGGTGTGGGCAAATCCACCACCGCCGTGAATCTGGCGCTGGCGCTATTGGCTGAAGGCGCTTCTGTCGGCATCATGGACGCGGACATTTACGGTCCGTCCCAGCCCACCATGCTGGGCATCACCGGCCGCCCCGACTCCGCCGACGGCCAGAGCCTCGAACCCCTGATGGGCCACGGCCTGCAGGCCATGTCCATCGGCTTCCTGGTGGATGTGGAGCAGCCCATGGTATGGCGCGGCCCGATGGTCACCCAGGCGCTGGAACAACTGCTCAACGACACCAAGTGGAAAGACCTCGACTACCTGGTGGTCGACCTGCCGCCTGGTACCGGCGACATCCAGCTGACCCTGGCGCAGCGCGTGCCGGTCACCGGAGCGGTGATCGTCACCACGCCGCAGGACATCGCCCTGATCGACGCGCGCAAGGGGCTCAAGATGTTCGAAAAGGTGGGCATTCCCATCCTCGGTATCGTGGAGAACATGAGTCTGCATATCTGCTCCAACTGCGGCCACGAAGAACGTATCTTCGGCACCGGTGGCGGCGAGAAGATGTGCCAGGACTATGACGTGGAATTCCTCGGCTCGCTGCCGCTGGACATTCGCATCCGCGAGGAAACCGACTCGGGCAACCCGACCGTGGCGGCAGAACCGGATTCGCGCATTTCCCAGATCTACCGCGGTATCGCCCGCCGCGTGGCGATCCGGGTGGCGGAGCAGGCGCAGGACTTCAGCGCACGCTTCCCGAACATCGTGATCCAGAACACCTGA
- a CDS encoding efflux RND transporter permease subunit → MLARVIEFALTQRLLMVLLTLLLIGGGGYALKNLPIDAFPDVSSTQVKIIIKAPGMTPEEVEARIAAPIEVELLGIPNKKMLRSVSKYALTDITLDFEDGTDIYWARNQVGERLANVMKDLPPNISGGMAPITTPLGEMLMFTIEGGDLSLAERRSLLDWVIRPALRTLPGVADVNSLGGLVRSFEVVPDNAALQARGISQDQLQRALEANNRNDGAGRLGDGEEVLLVRAEGAIKTLDDVRAIVISAKDGMTVRVGDVATVRIGALTRYGTVTKDGKGEAVEGLVLGLRGANAQKVVDGVHAKLKELAPMLPKGVTTQIFYDRGNLVERAVGTVTKALMEAIVLVVILLLLFLGNLRAALVVAAVLPLAALITFILMSWFGLSANLMSLGGLAIAIGMLVDAAVVVVENIVSHLAHDNTVKKLPYLHVVYRAVREVAAPVLAGILVIIVVFLPLLTLQGLEGKLFIPVALTIVFALAGSLLLSLTIIPVLSSFFLKQASHDDPWLVRKSLQVYEPSLRWALVNQRKVVVTALVGIVLTGAVYTQIGKSFMPTMDEGDLIIGVEKLPSISLQDSAALDLRLQKEIMARVPEVKGVVARVGSDELGLDPMGLNQTDTFLILKPRNEWRKPDKEWLMDQLRVVLKDFPGIAYSFTQPIDMRVSEMIIGVRGDVAVKLFGTDLDTLNSLSARIETLLKGVKGSEDVYRVMNDGVQYLKVEIDRLAAGRMGLSVDEIENALRAQLEGVTVGTVLEGNRRTPVLLRGADELRLSPSRFAEIRLTMANGQSVPLSAVAQLKRVGGPVKIDRENASRYVVVQANVRGRDLVGFVEEAKQAVAKQIPMPSGYSTVWGGQFENQQRAAARLAIVVPVALGLIYMLLFSTFGSLRQAALVFANIPFALIGGVFALWISGEYLSVPASVGFIALLGIAVLNGVVMVSYFNQLRAQGMSLAEVVVEGAKRRLRPVMMTAGITAFGLVPLLFASGPGSEIQKPLAIVVIGGLVTSTLLTLILLPMFYQRFAINESRVATPRPPRPPVGEGRGEGEIRNKS, encoded by the coding sequence ATGCTGGCCAGAGTCATAGAATTTGCGCTGACCCAGCGCCTGCTCATGGTATTGCTGACCCTGCTGCTGATCGGCGGGGGCGGCTATGCTCTCAAGAACCTTCCTATCGACGCCTTTCCGGACGTTTCCTCGACCCAGGTAAAGATCATCATCAAGGCGCCGGGCATGACGCCGGAAGAAGTGGAAGCGCGCATTGCCGCGCCCATCGAGGTGGAGTTGCTCGGCATCCCGAACAAGAAAATGCTGCGTTCCGTTTCCAAATACGCCCTGACCGACATCACGCTGGACTTCGAGGACGGCACGGACATCTACTGGGCGCGCAACCAGGTGGGCGAACGGCTGGCCAACGTGATGAAGGACCTGCCTCCCAATATCAGCGGCGGCATGGCGCCGATCACTACCCCGCTGGGCGAAATGCTGATGTTCACCATCGAAGGCGGTGACCTTTCCCTGGCCGAACGGCGCAGCCTGCTCGACTGGGTGATCCGCCCCGCACTGCGGACTTTGCCCGGTGTGGCGGACGTGAATTCCCTCGGCGGCCTGGTGCGCAGCTTCGAAGTGGTGCCTGACAATGCCGCACTGCAGGCGCGCGGCATTTCCCAGGATCAGTTGCAGCGTGCGCTGGAGGCTAATAACCGCAACGACGGCGCCGGGCGTCTCGGCGATGGCGAAGAAGTGCTGCTCGTGCGTGCCGAAGGTGCGATCAAGACACTGGACGACGTGCGCGCCATCGTCATTTCCGCGAAAGACGGCATGACGGTGCGGGTGGGCGATGTAGCCACCGTGCGTATCGGCGCCTTGACCCGCTATGGCACGGTCACCAAGGACGGCAAGGGCGAGGCGGTGGAAGGGTTGGTGCTGGGGCTACGCGGCGCCAATGCGCAGAAGGTGGTCGATGGCGTTCATGCCAAGCTCAAGGAGCTGGCGCCGATGCTGCCGAAGGGTGTCACCACCCAGATATTCTACGACCGTGGAAACCTGGTCGAGCGTGCAGTTGGGACGGTCACCAAGGCGCTGATGGAAGCCATTGTGCTGGTGGTCATCCTGTTGCTGCTGTTTCTCGGCAACCTGCGCGCGGCCTTGGTCGTGGCTGCCGTGCTGCCGCTGGCGGCGCTGATCACTTTCATACTGATGAGCTGGTTCGGCCTGTCGGCCAACCTGATGAGTCTGGGCGGGCTGGCGATCGCCATCGGCATGCTGGTGGATGCCGCGGTGGTGGTGGTGGAAAACATCGTCTCCCATCTTGCCCATGACAATACCGTGAAGAAGCTGCCTTATCTGCACGTGGTATATCGGGCGGTGCGCGAGGTGGCTGCGCCGGTGCTGGCGGGTATCCTGGTGATCATCGTGGTATTCCTGCCGCTGCTCACGCTGCAGGGGCTGGAGGGCAAGTTGTTCATCCCGGTAGCGCTGACTATCGTGTTTGCCTTGGCGGGCTCGCTGCTGCTGTCATTGACCATCATTCCGGTGCTGTCCTCGTTTTTCCTCAAACAGGCTAGCCATGACGATCCATGGTTAGTGCGCAAGTCCCTTCAGGTGTACGAGCCCTCCCTGCGCTGGGCGCTGGTCAACCAGCGCAAGGTGGTGGTTACTGCCCTGGTGGGGATCGTTCTGACCGGAGCGGTTTACACCCAGATCGGCAAATCCTTCATGCCGACCATGGACGAGGGCGACCTCATCATCGGTGTTGAAAAGCTGCCGTCCATCAGTCTGCAAGATTCGGCTGCGCTCGATTTGCGCTTGCAGAAAGAAATCATGGCGCGTGTACCTGAAGTGAAGGGGGTGGTTGCGCGGGTCGGTTCCGACGAACTCGGTCTCGATCCCATGGGGCTCAATCAGACCGACACCTTCCTGATCCTCAAACCGCGAAACGAGTGGCGCAAGCCCGACAAGGAATGGCTCATGGACCAGTTGCGCGTGGTGCTCAAGGACTTCCCCGGCATCGCCTACAGCTTTACCCAGCCGATCGACATGCGGGTGTCGGAAATGATCATCGGCGTGCGCGGCGACGTCGCGGTAAAGTTGTTCGGCACCGATCTGGACACCCTTAACAGCCTGTCTGCACGGATCGAAACCTTGCTCAAGGGGGTGAAGGGCAGCGAGGACGTGTACCGGGTCATGAACGACGGGGTGCAATACCTGAAAGTGGAAATCGACCGTCTCGCCGCCGGGCGCATGGGTCTCAGCGTCGACGAGATCGAAAATGCCCTGCGCGCCCAGCTCGAAGGGGTGACGGTGGGCACGGTGCTGGAAGGCAACCGGCGCACGCCGGTGCTGCTGCGCGGTGCCGACGAATTGCGCCTGTCGCCGTCGCGTTTTGCCGAGATTCGCCTGACCATGGCCAATGGCCAGAGCGTCCCCTTGTCCGCCGTGGCGCAGTTGAAGCGGGTCGGCGGACCGGTCAAGATCGACCGCGAGAATGCCAGCCGCTACGTGGTGGTGCAGGCCAATGTGCGTGGCCGCGACCTGGTGGGCTTCGTCGAAGAAGCCAAGCAGGCAGTAGCCAAGCAGATTCCGATGCCGAGCGGCTACAGCACGGTGTGGGGCGGGCAGTTCGAGAACCAGCAACGTGCCGCGGCGCGCCTGGCGATCGTGGTGCCGGTGGCGCTGGGGCTGATTTACATGCTGCTGTTTTCCACCTTCGGTTCCTTGCGCCAGGCGGCGCTGGTGTTCGCCAATATCCCGTTTGCCCTGATCGGCGGCGTGTTCGCGCTATGGATATCGGGCGAATACCTGTCCGTTCCGGCCTCGGTAGGCTTCATCGCACTGCTGGGTATCGCCGTGCTCAACGGCGTGGTGATGGTGAGTTATTTCAATCAGCTGCGCGCCCAGGGCATGTCCCTGGCGGAGGTGGTGGTGGAGGGGGCCAAGCGGCGCTTGCGCCCGGTCATGATGACCGCCGGGATCACCGCCTTCGGCCTGGTGCCGCTGCTGTTCGCCAGCGGGCCGGGGTCGGAGATTCAGAAGCCTTTGGCGATCGTGGTGATCGGCGGACTGGTGACATCCACCTTGCTGACCCTGATATTGTTGCCTATGTTTTACCAGCGCTTTGCTATTAACGAAAGTCGCGTAGCGACACCCCGTCCCCCTCGCCCGCCTGTGGGAGAGGGCAGGGGTGAGGGCGAAATAAGGAATAAATCATGA
- a CDS encoding efflux RND transporter periplasmic adaptor subunit — translation MHLIRVLSVVIMCWTGVAAAANDIPMTAKQSQALGIETVPLAAPSSAAGNGLPAQVVIPNQQIRIVSAPLAGMVESMEVAVNQPVKKGQTLVRLQSPMLAELQRDFLQTALQAQLAQNTLSRDEKLFKDGIVAESRYLAARNNAATQAAAASEKRQALRLAGMSNASMSKLQAGHTIDSALEVATPIDGVVLEQMVAPGQRVDAAAPLFKVARLSPLWLEIQVPLAQAGGLQAGASVRVPAATASGKVISVGRSVAEANQTVMVRAEITDGADNLRPGQFVEAVVGMAVGPKQWSVPNSALVRAENQTYVFVQTAAGYRLQPVRIMGQTTGAATIGGELRGNERVVVKGTVALKAAWQGVGKGGE, via the coding sequence ATGCATTTAATCCGCGTTTTATCCGTCGTTATCATGTGCTGGACCGGGGTGGCGGCTGCCGCCAACGATATTCCGATGACGGCCAAGCAATCCCAGGCGCTGGGAATCGAAACAGTACCGCTGGCCGCACCTTCGAGTGCCGCCGGAAACGGCCTGCCGGCACAGGTGGTCATTCCCAACCAGCAGATCCGCATCGTCAGCGCGCCTCTGGCGGGCATGGTCGAGAGCATGGAGGTGGCGGTCAATCAGCCGGTGAAAAAAGGCCAGACGCTGGTGCGCCTGCAAAGCCCGATGCTGGCTGAATTACAGCGCGATTTTCTGCAGACGGCCCTGCAAGCGCAATTGGCGCAGAACACCTTGAGCCGCGACGAGAAACTGTTCAAGGACGGCATCGTGGCGGAAAGCCGCTATCTTGCGGCAAGGAACAACGCCGCGACGCAGGCGGCGGCGGCCAGCGAGAAGCGTCAGGCGTTGCGGCTGGCCGGCATGAGCAATGCCTCCATGTCGAAGCTGCAAGCCGGCCATACCATCGACAGTGCGCTCGAAGTAGCGACGCCCATTGACGGCGTGGTGCTGGAGCAGATGGTCGCGCCGGGACAGCGTGTGGATGCCGCAGCTCCCTTGTTCAAGGTGGCCAGGCTGTCCCCCCTGTGGCTCGAAATACAGGTTCCCCTGGCACAGGCCGGCGGCCTTCAGGCGGGCGCGTCAGTGCGCGTGCCGGCGGCGACGGCCAGCGGCAAGGTGATTTCTGTCGGCCGTAGCGTCGCCGAAGCCAATCAGACCGTCATGGTGCGTGCCGAAATTACCGACGGCGCCGACAATCTTCGCCCCGGCCAGTTCGTCGAAGCCGTAGTGGGTATGGCTGTCGGCCCCAAGCAGTGGAGTGTGCCAAACTCCGCTTTGGTGCGAGCGGAAAACCAGACCTACGTTTTTGTGCAGACAGCTGCCGGATATCGCCTGCAACCAGTCAGGATAATGGGGCAGACCACTGGCGCGGCGACCATCGGGGGCGAACTGCGCGGCAACGAGCGGGTGGTGGTGAAGGGCACCGTGGCGCTTAAAGCCGCGTGGCAGGGCGTCGGCAAGGGCGGGGAATAA
- a CDS encoding SRPBCC family protein, protein MRVMRACLALLLVASQACLAQVFITPEQDISVHTERDGDTLHVTVDMRVAVKPRRAWEVMTDFDRMAGFIPNLSSSKVVARNGNLLKVAQKGAYTLGLWSFPFESMRDVELFPYSKVTSHATGGSMKSMDSVTYLEADGQNTRVNYNATLTPTLSIPPLIGPSLVSSEVREQFQGMREEMMRREQLAKQSEPHIAAVRKRGQRRA, encoded by the coding sequence ATGCGGGTCATGCGCGCCTGCCTGGCCCTGCTGCTCGTCGCGTCGCAAGCTTGTCTGGCACAGGTTTTCATCACGCCCGAACAGGACATCAGCGTCCACACTGAGCGGGACGGCGACACCCTCCACGTCACCGTGGATATGCGGGTGGCGGTCAAACCCAGACGGGCCTGGGAAGTCATGACGGACTTCGACCGCATGGCGGGATTCATTCCCAATCTGTCCAGCAGCAAAGTCGTGGCGCGCAACGGCAACCTTCTCAAGGTGGCCCAGAAAGGCGCTTACACCCTGGGGCTGTGGAGCTTCCCGTTCGAATCCATGCGCGACGTGGAACTCTTTCCGTATTCCAAGGTGACGTCTCACGCCACCGGCGGCAGCATGAAGAGCATGGACAGCGTGACCTACCTGGAAGCCGATGGCCAGAATACGCGGGTTAACTACAACGCAACGCTCACACCAACGCTGTCAATCCCGCCGCTGATCGGCCCAAGCCTGGTCAGCAGCGAGGTCCGCGAACAGTTTCAGGGCATGCGCGAAGAGATGATGCGACGAGAACAGCTCGCCAAACAATCCGAGCCTCACATTGCGGCTGTTCGCAAGAGAGGGCAGCGGCGCGCATAA
- a CDS encoding TolC family protein, producing the protein MKRIWIAALMAVAFSGYTQAAEFRDYPDLPSQQVVQQVLQNYPSVLAAQSGIKAGEAVRDRLEAGSHEFNVTAGTARRRVRDTGENLRDWNVGLERALRLPRKAELDSALGKQNVVLAQNGYGDAMHEAGRRLLSSWFAWLRERNSSEQWQQQVEVLKQQLDVVTRRVKAGDAAQLEEELARAAVMQAEIDLQQAKLRADNATAVLKRHFPALPLPSSPAVGAPQPLTQDLAYWLDLGLDHNHELLLARAESRIAQLSAQRADADRIPDPTVGLHYISERNGSDNITGVSVTIPLPGGARRAASTEASAQADMATQREALVLRRLEADITSAYNSARASYATWQSATAASELMQRNADKMARAYALGESGLNDVLLARRQAMGARLAGSLAQLESSESFYRLLLDTHQLWPLGNEEEEGHH; encoded by the coding sequence ATGAAACGGATATGGATTGCCGCCCTCATGGCGGTTGCATTTTCAGGTTACACGCAAGCGGCCGAGTTCCGGGATTACCCCGACCTGCCCTCGCAGCAGGTGGTGCAACAGGTGTTGCAGAACTATCCTTCGGTGCTTGCCGCACAGTCAGGCATCAAGGCCGGCGAGGCGGTGCGCGACCGGCTCGAAGCGGGCAGCCACGAATTCAATGTGACTGCCGGCACAGCGCGGCGGCGCGTCAGGGACACCGGGGAAAACCTGCGCGACTGGAATGTCGGGCTGGAGCGGGCGCTGCGTTTGCCGCGCAAGGCGGAGCTGGATTCCGCGCTGGGTAAGCAGAACGTAGTCCTGGCACAGAACGGCTATGGCGACGCCATGCACGAGGCGGGGCGGCGGCTGCTGTCCAGCTGGTTTGCCTGGTTGCGCGAGCGGAACAGCAGCGAGCAGTGGCAGCAGCAGGTGGAAGTGCTCAAGCAGCAGCTGGATGTGGTCACCCGCCGCGTCAAGGCGGGCGATGCCGCGCAACTGGAGGAGGAATTGGCGAGGGCTGCGGTGATGCAGGCGGAAATCGATCTGCAGCAGGCGAAACTGCGTGCCGATAATGCCACCGCCGTTCTGAAGCGACATTTTCCCGCTTTGCCGTTGCCGTCCTCGCCGGCGGTAGGCGCGCCCCAGCCCTTGACGCAGGACCTGGCCTATTGGCTCGATCTGGGGCTGGACCACAACCACGAGCTATTGCTTGCCCGCGCCGAATCGAGGATCGCCCAGCTCAGCGCTCAACGCGCCGACGCCGATCGCATTCCCGACCCCACGGTGGGGCTGCACTACATCTCCGAGCGCAACGGCAGCGACAACATCACCGGGGTGTCCGTGACGATCCCCCTGCCGGGTGGCGCGCGCCGTGCCGCCAGCACTGAGGCTTCCGCCCAGGCCGACATGGCCACGCAACGGGAGGCTTTGGTGCTGCGTCGCCTGGAGGCTGACATCACCTCGGCCTACAACAGCGCCCGGGCGTCCTATGCCACCTGGCAAAGCGCCACGGCAGCGAGCGAGCTGATGCAGCGCAACGCGGACAAAATGGCCCGAGCCTATGCCCTTGGCGAATCCGGGCTGAACGACGTGCTGCTGGCGCGCCGTCAAGCCATGGGGGCGCGCCTGGCCGGCTCATTGGCGCAACTGGAATCTTCGGAGTCCTTCTACCGCCTGCTGCTGGACACGCACCAGTTATGGCCGCTGGGGAACGAAGAGGAAGAAGGGCACCATTAA